The following are encoded in a window of uncultured Ilyobacter sp. genomic DNA:
- a CDS encoding PD-(D/E)XK nuclease family protein has translation MRDVRKDKNFLYTQSSIGTFMQCPLKFRYRYFDGLYGSDDDSLKESFEKGSRFHLIAERYFKGIDIEGEYIQDEEFQKKFQKLKEVYPIEGNCRYFSEYEIRVKTQKIRLMARYDLIILKTNGRVQIVDFKTNRKRLSKESIEESLQTKIYLYLLKENFKTVFENIRKIKNIEMIYYQTEYPEENFVVKYDDDLHEKNVTFLMETIGNTEEFDFEGYKKEEVNHCKICEFKNFCWKNKKSVDDSLYL, from the coding sequence ATGAGAGACGTAAGAAAGGATAAGAATTTTTTATACACCCAGAGTTCAATAGGGACATTTATGCAATGTCCGTTAAAATTTAGATACAGGTATTTTGACGGACTTTATGGTTCTGATGATGATAGCCTAAAAGAGAGTTTTGAAAAAGGAAGCAGATTTCATCTTATTGCAGAGAGATACTTTAAGGGGATAGATATAGAGGGTGAGTATATTCAAGATGAAGAATTTCAAAAAAAATTTCAAAAACTAAAAGAGGTCTATCCCATAGAAGGTAACTGCAGATATTTTTCGGAGTATGAGATAAGAGTAAAAACCCAAAAGATAAGACTCATGGCAAGGTACGACCTAATAATATTAAAAACAAACGGCAGAGTGCAGATAGTGGACTTTAAAACAAACAGGAAAAGACTTTCTAAGGAGAGTATAGAGGAATCACTTCAGACAAAAATATATCTTTATCTATTAAAAGAAAATTTTAAAACTGTTTTTGAAAATATTCGGAAAATAAAAAATATTGAGATGATTTATTATCAGACGGAATATCCTGAAGAAAATTTTGTGGTGAAATATGATGATGACCTCCATGAAAAAAACGTAACTTTCCTGATGGAAACCATTGGAAACACTGAAGAGTTTGATTTTGAAGGCTACAAAAAAGAAGAGGTAAATCACTGCAAGATATGTGAGTTTAAAAATTTTTGTTGGAAAAATAAAAAAAGTGTTGACGACAGTTTGTATTTATGA
- a CDS encoding ATP-dependent helicase: MNIDFREEQKKILKYREGRLGIPAVPGAGKTFILSHLAAKLIEEDLEKDEEILILTYMNSSVINFKNRIDEILGSEAGLKKRFQVMTIHKLTNEILRDNLYKIGLSNEYKTITNANMFHLISMAINDYKKDNLNEIDYFIDPPEKTEKSYKKWNDELIRVILRLISRCKNLSISPEKLNSETKKYAKGSLLKIAGEVYLRYDRLCKREGFLDYDDLLYLCHKILSEDTDLCESYKKKYKYIFEDEAQDSNYLQNKILRLISNGNLVKVGDLNQSILSTFTSSSPKLFKSFLRANPKAEMFTAGRSSREIIDLANFFVDYVRREHPLKEARGALAEQMIREVDKGSFPANPEVETYGIKTFMEETEDKELERMGSFIEVFSKKYPDKKAAVLFPKNFQIEKAGRVLKKKQVKFQVLADISENLLETLEFMGDLLAFLSKPFDNRRLVTLIQGHLMESIEEDEFNEFISYLRGIDLEKIFYRRDELTIPEKFISASWWKIFEKNLKKIKLLLEFPQNSLEKLLLFIGDIYSFEADQLLLIEKISLDLKRIFKLNPRWTLFDLSLEMKKSRGSEFTYLAKAVESETEEIPTPKYNITLTTYHKSKGMEWDMVWLFNVNSDSFPVYLSDNDYGRQQYLKEPYVYPGDYLEEEFRKTFINKEYKNITLKRKSERISESIRLLYVGITRAKEYLVISCNEGSDTFYFREISRLIEEGQKRYERRKKG, from the coding sequence ATGAATATAGATTTCAGAGAAGAGCAGAAAAAAATACTGAAATATAGAGAGGGAAGACTGGGGATACCTGCCGTGCCAGGTGCAGGGAAGACCTTTATACTGAGCCATCTAGCTGCAAAACTTATAGAGGAGGATTTAGAAAAAGACGAGGAGATTTTGATACTGACCTACATGAATTCATCTGTTATAAATTTTAAAAACAGGATAGATGAAATACTAGGTTCTGAGGCGGGTCTAAAAAAAAGATTCCAGGTCATGACCATTCATAAGCTGACTAACGAAATTCTGAGGGATAACCTCTATAAAATAGGTCTCTCCAATGAATATAAGACCATAACCAACGCAAATATGTTCCACCTCATATCTATGGCCATAAATGACTATAAAAAAGATAATCTAAATGAGATAGATTACTTTATAGATCCTCCTGAAAAAACTGAAAAGTCGTATAAAAAGTGGAACGATGAGCTTATACGGGTAATTTTAAGACTTATATCAAGGTGTAAAAATCTCAGTATCTCTCCTGAAAAGCTGAACAGTGAAACTAAAAAATATGCCAAGGGAAGTCTTCTGAAAATAGCCGGAGAGGTATATTTACGGTATGACAGACTCTGTAAACGTGAGGGTTTTTTAGACTACGATGATTTACTCTATCTGTGCCACAAAATACTAAGTGAAGATACAGATCTATGTGAAAGTTATAAAAAAAAGTATAAATATATATTTGAGGACGAAGCACAAGACAGCAACTACCTTCAGAACAAGATACTGAGACTCATCAGCAACGGAAACCTGGTAAAAGTAGGAGACCTGAATCAGAGCATCCTTTCTACCTTTACCTCCTCATCTCCCAAGCTCTTTAAAAGCTTCCTGAGGGCAAATCCCAAGGCAGAGATGTTTACAGCAGGGAGAAGCAGCCGGGAAATCATAGATTTGGCCAATTTTTTTGTAGATTATGTGAGGAGAGAGCACCCTCTGAAAGAGGCCAGAGGTGCACTTGCAGAGCAGATGATAAGAGAGGTGGATAAGGGTAGTTTTCCTGCCAACCCAGAGGTCGAGACTTACGGAATAAAAACATTTATGGAGGAAACAGAGGATAAAGAGCTAGAGAGGATGGGGAGCTTTATAGAGGTCTTTTCAAAGAAATATCCAGATAAAAAGGCTGCTGTACTTTTTCCAAAAAATTTTCAGATAGAAAAGGCAGGGAGAGTACTTAAAAAAAAGCAGGTGAAATTTCAGGTGCTGGCAGATATATCGGAAAACCTACTGGAAACCCTGGAGTTTATGGGAGACCTTTTGGCCTTTCTTTCTAAACCATTTGACAACAGGAGGCTGGTTACTCTTATCCAAGGGCATCTTATGGAGAGTATAGAGGAGGATGAATTTAATGAATTTATATCTTACCTCAGAGGAATAGATCTGGAAAAGATTTTTTACAGAAGGGATGAGTTAACCATACCTGAAAAATTCATATCTGCCTCTTGGTGGAAAATTTTTGAAAAAAACCTAAAAAAAATTAAGCTGCTTTTGGAGTTTCCACAAAATTCCTTAGAGAAACTTCTTCTGTTTATAGGGGATATTTATTCTTTTGAGGCTGACCAGCTTCTTCTCATAGAAAAAATATCTTTGGATCTAAAGAGGATATTCAAACTGAATCCAAGATGGACTCTCTTTGACCTTTCCCTAGAGATGAAAAAAAGCAGAGGAAGTGAGTTCACATATCTTGCAAAGGCTGTGGAGTCAGAAACCGAGGAGATACCAACCCCAAAATATAACATAACTCTGACAACTTATCACAAGAGCAAAGGCATGGAGTGGGATATGGTCTGGCTGTTCAATGTGAACTCAGATAGTTTTCCCGTATATCTCTCAGACAATGATTATGGGAGGCAGCAGTATCTTAAGGAACCATATGTCTATCCGGGAGATTATCTAGAGGAGGAATTTAGAAAAACCTTCATAAACAAAGAGTACAAAAATATAACCCTCAAAAGAAAAAGTGAGAGGATATCAGAGAGCATAAGACTGCTCTATGTAGGTATTACAAGGGCAAAGGAATACCTGGTCATAAGCTGCAACGAGGGTTCTGACACATTTTATTTTAGGGAGATAAGCAGACTGATAGAAGAGGGGCAGAAAAGATATGAGAGACGTAAGAAAGGATAA
- a CDS encoding transporter substrate-binding domain-containing protein yields the protein MKKIITFISLLFLISLSSFAQKKPLVVGMELAYPPFEMTDEKGNPTGISVDMAKALGEYLGREVIIENMSFGGLIPALKTKKVDIILSSMTITEQRKKSINFSDPYAKSYLTLLVNKKSPVKRPSDLNTRGVNIAVKKGTTAHVIATQYFPKANIMVFEKESVCVLEVTQGKADAFIYDPLTVFKNWKKNPDTTRPIFDQFQKDVEYWGVGYRHGEEALGKEINGFIKEFKENGGFDKLAEKYLTEQKKAFDEKGLPFFF from the coding sequence ATGAAAAAAATAATTACTTTTATTTCACTTCTTTTTCTGATTTCACTATCTTCTTTTGCTCAGAAAAAACCCCTAGTTGTGGGTATGGAACTGGCCTATCCTCCCTTTGAGATGACTGATGAAAAAGGTAATCCAACGGGTATAAGCGTGGATATGGCAAAGGCTTTAGGAGAATATTTAGGAAGAGAAGTTATTATCGAAAACATGAGTTTCGGAGGTCTGATCCCGGCCCTCAAGACCAAAAAAGTAGATATCATTCTTTCATCTATGACCATAACAGAGCAGAGAAAAAAATCTATAAACTTCTCTGACCCATATGCAAAGTCATATTTGACTCTCCTTGTAAATAAAAAATCCCCAGTAAAAAGGCCTTCGGACCTCAACACCAGAGGAGTCAATATCGCAGTAAAAAAAGGTACTACAGCTCATGTCATTGCCACCCAGTACTTTCCAAAAGCAAATATTATGGTCTTTGAAAAGGAATCTGTATGTGTACTTGAAGTAACTCAGGGAAAGGCAGATGCCTTTATATATGACCCCCTCACTGTATTTAAAAACTGGAAAAAAAATCCTGACACTACAAGACCTATCTTTGACCAGTTCCAAAAAGATGTGGAATACTGGGGTGTAGGTTACAGGCACGGGGAGGAGGCCCTCGGAAAAGAGATCAACGGATTCATAAAAGAGTTTAAAGAAAACGGCGGATTTGACAAACTTGCTGAAAAGTATCTCACTGAACAGAAAAAAGCATTTGATGAAAAGGGACTTCCTTTCTTCTTTTAA
- a CDS encoding amino acid ABC transporter permease, with amino-acid sequence MKNTLKNSKKQCKDKKLKVNLKKIFFRENRDIEASKTVEIINILIILAVIFAVFNYAFGRLEYNYMWKETIVDYRYKFVKGFSITVAISFFSLFCSLIIGTLMAMGQRTTFLPVYYFSKFYVEFIRGTPLIVQIYLFFYVVGTAFNIGDRYIMGILIMASFSGAYVAEIIRSGIESIGASQLETAKALAFTPFQTYVYIILPQVIKRITPPLAGQFASLIKDSSLLSIIAVNEFTKNVQEVDSLTFAPVENYFILAVGYLILTYPISHYSKFLERKFSYES; translated from the coding sequence ATGAAAAATACTCTGAAAAATTCTAAAAAACAATGTAAAGATAAAAAATTAAAAGTAAACTTAAAAAAAATATTTTTTAGGGAAAACAGAGATATAGAAGCTTCTAAAACTGTAGAAATAATAAATATATTAATTATACTTGCAGTTATTTTTGCTGTTTTTAACTATGCCTTCGGAAGACTCGAATACAACTATATGTGGAAAGAAACCATTGTAGACTACAGATATAAGTTCGTAAAAGGATTTTCTATAACTGTGGCCATATCGTTTTTTTCACTCTTCTGCAGCCTTATCATAGGTACACTGATGGCAATGGGGCAAAGGACGACTTTTCTGCCGGTATACTACTTCAGCAAATTTTATGTGGAGTTTATAAGGGGAACCCCTCTTATTGTTCAGATCTATCTTTTTTTCTATGTCGTAGGTACAGCCTTCAACATAGGTGACCGTTATATCATGGGTATACTCATTATGGCAAGTTTTTCTGGGGCATATGTGGCTGAGATAATAAGGTCTGGAATAGAGAGCATCGGAGCTAGTCAGCTAGAAACTGCCAAAGCTCTCGCATTCACACCTTTTCAGACCTATGTATACATAATCCTTCCACAGGTGATCAAGAGGATTACTCCACCATTGGCAGGTCAGTTTGCTTCCCTTATAAAAGATTCATCTCTGCTCTCTATTATAGCTGTAAATGAGTTTACAAAAAATGTCCAAGAGGTAGATTCACTCACATTTGCTCCTGTGGAAAATTATTTTATTCTTGCAGTTGGATACCTAATACTGACATACCCAATATCCCATTACTCCAAATTTCTAGAAAGGAAGTTCTCATATGAATCTTAA
- a CDS encoding amino acid ABC transporter ATP-binding protein, with product MNLNIKNLTKVYGEQTVLDNLCLNLKDVHSLVIIGPSGGGKSTLLRILAGLEPPENGSININSETVPSEEKELRDYRKGVGVVFQAFNLFPHLSAIENITLPLVKVHKLSEKEAKNRAVALFEKFQLEEHLEKKPSQLSGGQQQRVAIIRAMALDAKFLLLDEPTSALDPALTSEVLDTILTLRREKKDLVLITHEMGFAKNVADHIIFVDQGKVLEQGLPEDILVNPKTDELKAFLGKTLKY from the coding sequence ATGAATCTTAACATAAAAAACCTCACAAAAGTATATGGGGAACAAACTGTTCTAGACAACCTCTGCCTGAATTTAAAAGATGTGCACTCTCTTGTGATAATAGGTCCTTCAGGAGGTGGTAAGTCTACTCTTCTGAGGATCCTAGCTGGGCTTGAGCCCCCTGAAAATGGAAGTATTAACATCAACAGCGAAACTGTTCCCTCAGAAGAGAAAGAGCTCAGAGATTACAGAAAAGGTGTGGGAGTCGTTTTTCAGGCTTTCAATCTTTTTCCACATCTTTCGGCCATTGAAAATATAACTCTTCCACTTGTAAAAGTGCATAAACTATCTGAAAAAGAAGCTAAAAATAGAGCTGTTGCATTATTTGAAAAGTTTCAGTTAGAGGAGCATCTCGAGAAAAAACCTTCGCAGCTTTCTGGTGGTCAGCAGCAGAGGGTTGCCATTATAAGAGCTATGGCTTTAGATGCCAAATTCTTGCTCTTAGACGAACCCACTTCGGCCCTAGACCCTGCACTGACATCAGAGGTTCTAGACACAATTCTCACCCTCAGACGAGAGAAAAAAGATCTTGTTTTAATCACCCACGAGATGGGCTTTGCCAAAAATGTGGCAGATCATATCATCTTTGTAGATCAGGGAAAAGTATTGGAACAGGGACTCCCTGAAGATATCCTCGTGAATCCTAAAACAGATGAACTTAAAGCTTTTTTAGGTAAAACTCTCAAATATTAA
- a CDS encoding GIY-YIG nuclease family protein — translation MGKKVPYHIYIIRCQDSSLYTGIAREWHKRYIEHLEGRGAKYTRSHKPQVIEGVWEAFGRSEASKVECFIKSISKNKKESFLKGSEDLIREVFERFQIEIRKIEHEFVQEHV, via the coding sequence TTGGGGAAAAAGGTTCCATATCACATATACATAATAAGATGCCAGGATAGCTCTCTCTATACAGGGATAGCCAGAGAGTGGCACAAACGCTATATAGAGCACTTGGAGGGTCGCGGTGCAAAATATACTAGGAGTCACAAGCCTCAGGTTATAGAGGGTGTCTGGGAGGCTTTTGGGAGGTCTGAGGCATCTAAAGTGGAGTGCTTTATAAAATCAATTTCGAAAAATAAAAAAGAATCTTTTTTGAAGGGGTCAGAAGACCTGATAAGAGAGGTTTTTGAAAGATTTCAGATAGAGATCAGAAAAATAGAGCATGAGTTTGTGCAAGAACATGTATAG
- the pdhA gene encoding pyruvate dehydrogenase (acetyl-transferring) E1 component subunit alpha: MLTEIYDPLKGEMFQVMDQTGKIVNQDYMPEISDELILKMYRTMMLSRTQDEKSLQYQRQGRMLTFAPSMGQEGVQVASAAAIEKKDWVASAFRENATWLWLGQPMENLFLYWIGSEDGSKMPEGVNLLPIAVPIGTQCNHAVGIGMSIKYRKQNSVVLAFIGDGGSSEGEFYESINYAGAMNTPNIFIIQNNQFAISTPRALQTKAKTLAQKGVAAGIPCIQVDGNDIFAVYAAVKEAVEKGRNGEGPTLIEAVTYRIGPHTTADDPTIYRTDEYHQEMLKTDPLIRTKNYMVEKGIWSEEKESALKKELENFVEETFKKIEQTPETPLEDIFKYTYAEMTENLKDQYEEYKEFLQRGDK, from the coding sequence ATGCTTACTGAAATATATGACCCGCTGAAGGGTGAAATGTTCCAGGTTATGGACCAGACAGGGAAAATTGTAAATCAAGATTATATGCCTGAAATTTCCGACGAGCTCATCTTGAAGATGTACAGAACTATGATGCTCTCGAGGACTCAGGATGAAAAATCACTTCAGTATCAGAGACAGGGAAGAATGCTCACATTTGCACCGTCTATGGGACAGGAGGGGGTCCAGGTAGCAAGTGCAGCGGCAATAGAAAAAAAAGACTGGGTAGCTTCTGCATTTCGTGAAAATGCCACATGGCTTTGGCTGGGTCAGCCCATGGAAAACCTGTTTTTGTACTGGATCGGAAGTGAAGATGGAAGCAAAATGCCAGAAGGGGTTAACCTACTGCCTATAGCCGTTCCCATCGGAACCCAATGCAACCATGCAGTGGGGATAGGAATGTCCATAAAATACAGAAAACAAAATTCTGTTGTTTTGGCCTTTATCGGAGACGGTGGAAGTTCAGAGGGTGAATTTTACGAATCCATAAACTATGCCGGTGCCATGAATACACCGAATATATTTATCATACAGAACAACCAGTTTGCCATAAGCACTCCGAGAGCTCTTCAGACAAAGGCAAAGACCCTTGCACAGAAGGGAGTTGCAGCTGGCATACCTTGCATACAGGTAGACGGAAATGATATCTTTGCCGTTTATGCCGCTGTAAAGGAAGCTGTAGAAAAAGGAAGAAATGGAGAAGGACCTACCCTTATAGAGGCTGTCACATACAGGATAGGTCCACACACAACTGCAGATGACCCTACGATATACAGGACAGATGAGTATCATCAGGAGATGCTAAAAACTGACCCTCTCATCAGAACAAAAAATTATATGGTAGAAAAGGGTATCTGGAGTGAGGAAAAGGAGTCTGCCCTCAAAAAGGAGCTTGAAAATTTTGTAGAGGAAACCTTCAAAAAAATAGAGCAGACTCCAGAGACACCTCTAGAGGACATATTCAAATATACCTATGCCGAGATGACAGAAAATCTCAAGGACCAGTATGAAGAGTACAAGGAATTTCTCCAAAGGGGTGATAAATAA
- a CDS encoding alpha-ketoacid dehydrogenase subunit beta: MAVLNNIEALNQALMQMMEIDDTIIVFGEDTGFEGGVFRATKELQKKFGKERCFDTPLTEAGIVGSGIGMAVTGLKPVAEIQFQGFVFPAMNQIMIHAARMRNRSRGRFTVPMVIRMPYGGAVRALEHHSESIEALFAHIPGLKVVIPSNPYDTKGLMISAIKDPDPVIFLEPKRLYRAFKQDIPDEIYEVPIGKARVLQEGEDITVVAWGAMIPECQKAMVILKESNISVELIDLRTVSPIDRETIAESVKKTGRFLVVHEAVKSFGAGAELISIVNEKAFLSLEAPPSRLTGFDVTVPLAKGEHHFIITPEKIRNKVMELINF; encoded by the coding sequence ATGGCAGTTTTAAATAATATCGAGGCGCTGAACCAGGCTCTGATGCAGATGATGGAAATCGACGATACAATAATCGTCTTCGGAGAGGACACAGGATTTGAGGGTGGAGTTTTCAGGGCTACAAAGGAGCTTCAGAAAAAGTTTGGAAAAGAAAGATGTTTTGATACCCCCCTTACCGAGGCCGGGATAGTTGGGTCAGGGATAGGTATGGCAGTCACAGGTCTAAAGCCCGTTGCCGAAATACAGTTTCAGGGCTTTGTATTCCCGGCAATGAACCAGATCATGATTCATGCTGCTAGGATGAGAAACAGAAGCCGTGGCAGGTTTACCGTGCCTATGGTCATAAGAATGCCCTACGGAGGGGCTGTAAGAGCCTTAGAGCATCACTCTGAGAGTATAGAGGCACTCTTTGCTCATATTCCCGGACTGAAAGTTGTAATACCATCAAATCCCTATGATACAAAGGGGCTCATGATTTCTGCCATAAAAGATCCTGACCCCGTTATATTTCTAGAACCCAAGAGACTCTACAGGGCTTTTAAACAGGATATTCCAGATGAGATCTATGAAGTTCCCATCGGAAAGGCGAGGGTCCTGCAGGAGGGAGAAGATATCACGGTGGTGGCATGGGGAGCTATGATTCCTGAATGTCAAAAAGCCATGGTTATACTAAAAGAAAGTAATATCAGTGTCGAGCTAATAGACCTTCGGACAGTCTCACCTATAGACAGGGAAACCATAGCCGAGTCTGTGAAAAAAACCGGTAGATTCCTGGTAGTTCATGAAGCTGTAAAATCCTTCGGGGCTGGGGCTGAGCTAATATCCATTGTCAATGAAAAGGCCTTCCTTAGCCTAGAAGCTCCCCCTAGCAGACTCACAGGCTTTGACGTCACAGTGCCTCTTGCCAAGGGAGAGCACCACTTTATAATAACCCCAGAAAAGATAAGAAATAAAGTTATGGAGCTCATTAACTTCTAA
- a CDS encoding dihydrolipoamide acetyltransferase family protein has translation MYHFKFADIGEGIHEGKLLEWMVSEGDSVKNGDSLFLVETDKVNAEIPSPVKGVVAKLMAQVGDIIKVGDVIVDIEEEGSLQEAEPQKKELEEKPGKPLEKETKSETFDTAEKKSSKKSQEKKEKTEEKGSGVVGEITVSNDLIPSFSEGKSEKTAIRKKVLATPVARKMAKDMGVDISLVKGSGTMGRVMKEDIKSFHSLESSKKTTVPDTPVQAAPENGSIEEVELSGIRKTISRAMANSKQIIPHTVLMDEFDVSPLVEFRKEFKEEALLQGVKLTYMPFIIKAVTISLKEFPIFNCVYDHENEKLLLKKFYNIGVATDTPEGLMVPVVKGTDHIGLLESAKEMNRLIEAARNKKLTLDDIQGGTFSITNYGAIGSLFGTPIIKHPQVAILGVGRINKKPVVSEKGNIEVRYIMPISLAVDHRIIDGADAGRFAERLKQLLSNPKLLLMS, from the coding sequence ATGTACCATTTTAAATTTGCAGATATAGGAGAGGGAATCCACGAGGGAAAACTCCTTGAATGGATGGTCAGCGAAGGTGATTCTGTAAAAAACGGAGATTCTCTTTTTCTTGTGGAAACCGACAAGGTCAATGCTGAAATTCCGTCTCCTGTAAAAGGTGTTGTCGCAAAGCTTATGGCTCAAGTTGGGGATATTATAAAAGTCGGAGATGTTATTGTAGATATAGAGGAAGAGGGCTCTTTACAAGAAGCCGAACCTCAGAAAAAAGAACTCGAAGAAAAACCCGGTAAACCTCTCGAAAAAGAGACAAAATCAGAAACTTTTGACACAGCAGAGAAAAAGAGTTCTAAAAAATCTCAAGAAAAAAAAGAAAAAACTGAGGAAAAAGGTTCTGGTGTGGTGGGGGAGATAACTGTATCTAACGACCTTATCCCTAGCTTCAGCGAAGGCAAGTCAGAAAAAACTGCCATTAGAAAAAAAGTCTTGGCTACTCCAGTGGCGAGAAAAATGGCAAAAGATATGGGAGTGGACATAAGCTTAGTAAAGGGAAGCGGTACAATGGGAAGAGTCATGAAGGAAGATATCAAAAGTTTTCATTCCCTAGAGTCATCTAAAAAAACAACAGTTCCAGACACTCCAGTTCAGGCTGCTCCTGAAAATGGTTCTATTGAAGAGGTGGAGCTTTCAGGAATAAGAAAAACTATATCAAGAGCTATGGCAAATTCAAAGCAGATTATTCCACACACCGTTCTCATGGACGAGTTTGATGTGAGTCCTCTTGTAGAGTTCAGGAAGGAATTCAAAGAGGAAGCCCTCCTTCAGGGGGTGAAACTTACGTACATGCCCTTTATTATAAAGGCTGTCACCATCTCTCTAAAAGAGTTTCCAATATTCAACTGCGTATATGACCATGAAAATGAAAAACTCCTACTGAAGAAATTTTACAATATAGGGGTGGCCACAGACACTCCTGAGGGGCTAATGGTACCTGTGGTCAAGGGAACAGACCATATTGGTTTACTAGAGTCGGCTAAGGAGATGAACAGGCTTATAGAAGCTGCTCGAAACAAAAAACTTACCCTTGATGATATACAGGGCGGGACTTTTTCAATCACAAATTACGGTGCCATCGGTTCCCTTTTCGGAACTCCCATAATAAAACACCCTCAGGTTGCCATTCTTGGAGTAGGTCGAATTAATAAAAAACCTGTTGTTTCTGAAAAGGGTAATATCGAAGTAAGATACATAATGCCAATATCTCTGGCCGTCGATCACAGAATAATAGACGGTGCAGATGCAGGTCGTTTTGCAGAAAGACTCAAGCAACTTCTTTCTAACCCAAAACTTCTTCTCATGAGTTAG